Below is a genomic region from Spartinivicinus marinus.
AAAATCAGTGATAACGACGCCGCTGGTATTAAAAATGTTGACTGCATAATAAACCTACCTGAATCAATTTGTTAAATAAATCAGTGACCCAAAAACATCAAGTAAACATAAATTATGCGAAATACTACAAAGCCACCCAACCCAAATCAACTGTCGGGAATTAATTATTTATCAAAAAATTATCAAAAATAGACGGCATTATTTTATAAAACACAGCTACAAATAACTCACTTACCCATAATAATCAACAAGTTATAATCAAACCTCTTAACCCGCAATTTAAGTGAATTTATTTTCCAACAACAATCAAAAATTAATTATATCGCGAAAAACAAATTTCAACCTCAATAGAAACCCTACGTTAAGTATACTCACTTATCATTTAACCTTGTAACAACACTGTATCATCCAGCCGGTCTAGACTACTCTTACGCCTATATAACCACAGATATATAGCCAGACTTAATGAAATGAGCTTATATAAGAAAATTACACTGCCTGAAATATTTTCACTTTAAAAGTGCTCTTATATAATCAACTAATCAATTCAATCGTTTCCTCTACAGACAAACGATGATTAGTCAAAAACATCAAAACGTTGAGTAAACAGATTAAATCAAGTTAGCACGATTGTTATCAAGCATCCTTATTTCAACTCAAAAGTAATTAAGTGATGCTATCGCTAACTTCAAACTCGTAACCTCGTCTCCTAAAAAACCTTTCGACTTGACGACACTGACCATCAAATAAGGAAACCCAATGCCTATAAAGATAGCCTTTATTATCTATATAGCCCTTGCCAGCATCAGTTTTAATACCCAAGCAGGCAACAATACTAAACCTGTTGTAGGTGCAGTCTATTCTATGACAAATGCTGTAGAGGGTAATCAAGTTGTCGTTTTTAACCGACATCTAGATGGAACCCTTTCATTTTCTAAAGCATACCCCACAGGAGGACGTGGTGGGCTTGCAAATGGTGGAGATGAAGAACAAACAGAAGCAGCCTTAGAAGATGCTTTGGGCTCTCAAGGCTCTTTAATATTAAGCAAAAATAACCGATGGTTACTGACAGTAAATGCTGGTAGTAATGACATTACTGTCTTTGAAGTTATGACAAGAGTTGCAAATAATGAGGTAGATTATCAATTAGAGCGGGTAATACAGACTACTGGTGGAAACTTTCCATCTGGCGGTAGTTTTCCTGTTAGTCTTGCTATATCTGAAGATTATTTATATGTACTCAATGCTGGTGGCCAGGGCAATATTACAGGCTTTAGATTTAATCATGATTCCGGACAGTTGACACCTATTGACAATTCCACTCGAAATTTAAATGCGAATAGTAGCAATCCACCTTTTTTTGCAACTTCTCCGGCACAAATTGGCTTTGATCAAAATGAAGACCGTTTAATTGTTACGATTAAAGGTCTCAACCAAGTTCAACTGTTTGATTTAGATGATGAAGGCCGCCCCAGCCAGCAAGCCATCACCACTAACTCCAGTGGTTCAACGCCTTTTGGTTTTACTGTTACCAGAAGAAACCGGCTTTTAATAGCTGAGGCTTTCGGTGCAGGCAGCCCTGGAGACTTAAATGTCGGCGCTGTTTCTTCCTATAAGCCAAACGCTTACCAATATTACTCGTATCCAAATAAAGCATTTAATCCTGTTAGTTCCTCCATACCAAATCAACAAGCCCTTAGCTGCTGGATTACTTTAGACAGACTTAATCGTTATGCATTTGTAAGTAATAACGGAAGCGGTACAATTTCTACCTACTATGTAAAAAGAAATGGAAAAGTAACAATAGCCAACCAAACGGCAGCCACTGGCCTTGAAAATCCAGTAGATTTAACCATGGATAAATTCAGTCGTTACCTATATGTTGTCAATGCAGCTAACGGTTCTATTAGTGCGTACTCTGTTAGACGTTCAAAGCTAAACCCGCTAGGTACTTTTGAAAATGGGCTATCAATATCTGGAGGCGCTGTGGGAATAGCCGTGCAGTAAATTATTAAATAAGTACTGTATCTAATACGCCCCACTAACAAAGCTGGGGCATCTCTTTTTTAATTATTTACTTTTTATCAACAAATATCGCGCTTACTGCTCCCCAATTATTATCTGTATCTTGTGCACTTACATACACCGTATGCTTTCCTTTTCTCCAACCTGCAGTATCAAGAATAGCTTTAACTGACTCAACCGGTTGATTCAAACTACCATCAACAGCTTCAAACCAACCACTGGGGGTATTTGCTAACCAAGGTGGTTCATCAATAAAATAAGCTACTTTTTGAATAGATTGAGTTGGTTCTGTTCCTCTTTTATTGCTATATCGACGATCATCAGCTGTTGCAACCAGTTCAATGGTTTGGCTAAGTCCATCTCCCAATGCCTGCTGCTTTAAATCAACAATATCTGGGCCCGCCGGTGTTTTATAAGGGCTTCTTACAACTTTGGCCGCATACATAAGTGCTGGTAAGTTGGTGGGTAAAATCTCCTTCCGATAATAATCACAAGACTCAAAAAATGCTTTTCCTAATTCAAAAGTCAATGCAGCCACCCCTAGCTCACCATAACTCGCGCCATCACTGGTACCATCAGTTTCATACAACTCAACTGACCGATAAGGAGTATGATCATTAAAATAAGCAAACTTACGCCCCAAGGTTTGTAAAGCCAAATGATTAGGTGCATTACTTCCCTTAGTGCCCCAAGGCCAAAGCACTAACTTGCCGTGACTATGGATATCTAGGTGAATACCACGAGTGTCTTCTGGTGCGGGATCATCACGATCTGACCCACGTCGATCTGGAAAGATTTCTTTTAAATACGCTTCAAGTGCTTGCACTTCAGGTTCTGAGCCAGCAGCAGTGCCACGATAGGTATCATTACAAACATTACCACTTGAACCACTGCTGGTCGTATTCCAGGCATAACTAAAGTTACGATTTAAGTCAATCCCTGTGCGGTTACTGCTCCAAGCACACTTTGCATCCAGGTTTACATTCTTACGCCATAATATCCCCTGCTCCGCTTTTTTTCGACCATCAGGATTAGCCTGTAACAAAATATGAACCTCATGATGATCTAAAACCCAGGTAGCATCTGCTTCTTTGCCATATCCAGATAATAACTGTTGAGCAAAGGTTAAAGTCAAACCCGCCGTTGCATACTCCCTGGCATGAATAGCACTGTTAATCATTAACTTAGGTTTAGGCTCAACATCATGGGTGCGATTAGTCAACTTAAGTACCAGTAAATCATAGCCTCCTTGATTATTGCTTTTACCCCATGAGTCACCAATATCAACCACCTGCACTAAATCTGGATATTTTGCTTGAAAAGCTACTATTTGCTGAAAAGTTTCCTCAACTGTTGGATAACAACTGTAACCAGGTATACCACTGTCATTGTCTGCTCGATTTCGAATGTTATCTAATTTCTCCTGATAGCCTGGATATGGTTCTAACTTAAAGCCCATCCTAAGCAACTTTTGCTGCTCTTGAGAAGTAGCTGCAATTGTCAAATACCCTGTTTGATAGTCAGATTCAAGGGTATCAAACTGCACAACGGCCTGATGCGCTTTAGTTAGATTGGGAAAGAAAGCTTTTACTGTTTTTTTTGGTTGGCTAATAAGGTCATCACTCGTATGGGCAACTCCAACAACAGCCCCTGT
It encodes:
- a CDS encoding lactonase family protein — encoded protein: MPIKIAFIIYIALASISFNTQAGNNTKPVVGAVYSMTNAVEGNQVVVFNRHLDGTLSFSKAYPTGGRGGLANGGDEEQTEAALEDALGSQGSLILSKNNRWLLTVNAGSNDITVFEVMTRVANNEVDYQLERVIQTTGGNFPSGGSFPVSLAISEDYLYVLNAGGQGNITGFRFNHDSGQLTPIDNSTRNLNANSSNPPFFATSPAQIGFDQNEDRLIVTIKGLNQVQLFDLDDEGRPSQQAITTNSSGSTPFGFTVTRRNRLLIAEAFGAGSPGDLNVGAVSSYKPNAYQYYSYPNKAFNPVSSSIPNQQALSCWITLDRLNRYAFVSNNGSGTISTYYVKRNGKVTIANQTAATGLENPVDLTMDKFSRYLYVVNAANGSISAYSVRRSKLNPLGTFENGLSISGGAVGIAVQ
- a CDS encoding M14 family zinc carboxypeptidase → MKLYSWGLAGVMLTGAVVGVAHTSDDLISQPKKTVKAFFPNLTKAHQAVVQFDTLESDYQTGYLTIAATSQEQQKLLRMGFKLEPYPGYQEKLDNIRNRADNDSGIPGYSCYPTVEETFQQIVAFQAKYPDLVQVVDIGDSWGKSNNQGGYDLLVLKLTNRTHDVEPKPKLMINSAIHAREYATAGLTLTFAQQLLSGYGKEADATWVLDHHEVHILLQANPDGRKKAEQGILWRKNVNLDAKCAWSSNRTGIDLNRNFSYAWNTTSSGSSGNVCNDTYRGTAAGSEPEVQALEAYLKEIFPDRRGSDRDDPAPEDTRGIHLDIHSHGKLVLWPWGTKGSNAPNHLALQTLGRKFAYFNDHTPYRSVELYETDGTSDGASYGELGVAALTFELGKAFFESCDYYRKEILPTNLPALMYAAKVVRSPYKTPAGPDIVDLKQQALGDGLSQTIELVATADDRRYSNKRGTEPTQSIQKVAYFIDEPPWLANTPSGWFEAVDGSLNQPVESVKAILDTAGWRKGKHTVYVSAQDTDNNWGAVSAIFVDKK